One window from the genome of Mycolicibacterium gadium encodes:
- a CDS encoding agmatinase family protein, whose translation MSDSAGHPDRPDPSLPNAEGAWAQQVEARLGDRRLREEIDRGLSYGLEAAPTINDRTISTFVRGEKPHFAGERGTFLKCPFIEDVNEVDDAEVAIFGVPLDAGATYRPGTRFGPQGIRRSTNLFGTYNYESGVDLREQLNMVDIGDVFTIPGNLEKSFDQISQAMAHVAQKGVMPIVLGGDHSIGFPTVRGLAPYMDGNIGIIHFDRHVDTQETDLDERMHTTPWFHATNIKNAPATNLVQIGIGGWQSPREGVKVGRERQSTVITVGDVERVGVEKIAEMALEIAWKGAKAVYLSFDIDVIDAGFVPGTGWPEPGGLLPREALNLVKMVSEPGLAGIEVVECSPPYDWAEQTALMSSRVILDSLAAQVRSGKLGKKPAALPRPAWGP comes from the coding sequence GTGTCCGATTCAGCTGGCCATCCCGATCGTCCGGATCCGTCGCTGCCCAACGCCGAAGGCGCGTGGGCCCAGCAGGTCGAGGCCAGGCTCGGTGACCGCCGGTTGCGCGAGGAGATCGATCGCGGCCTGAGCTACGGCCTCGAAGCCGCCCCGACGATCAACGACCGAACCATCTCGACGTTCGTCCGTGGCGAGAAGCCGCACTTCGCCGGCGAGCGGGGCACCTTTCTGAAGTGCCCGTTCATCGAGGACGTCAACGAGGTCGACGACGCCGAGGTGGCGATCTTCGGTGTGCCGCTTGATGCCGGTGCCACCTACCGGCCCGGCACCCGTTTCGGGCCTCAGGGGATCCGTCGTTCCACAAACCTGTTCGGCACGTACAACTACGAGTCCGGCGTCGACCTGCGCGAGCAACTGAACATGGTTGACATCGGCGACGTGTTCACGATCCCGGGCAATCTGGAGAAGTCGTTCGACCAGATCAGTCAGGCGATGGCACACGTGGCGCAGAAGGGCGTCATGCCGATAGTTCTCGGTGGCGACCACTCGATCGGCTTTCCGACCGTTCGCGGGCTGGCGCCCTACATGGACGGCAACATCGGCATCATCCACTTCGACCGCCATGTCGACACCCAGGAGACCGACCTCGACGAGCGGATGCACACCACCCCGTGGTTCCACGCGACCAACATCAAGAACGCGCCGGCGACGAATCTCGTGCAGATCGGTATCGGCGGCTGGCAGAGCCCACGCGAGGGCGTGAAGGTCGGCCGCGAACGCCAGTCGACCGTCATCACCGTCGGCGACGTGGAACGTGTCGGCGTCGAGAAGATCGCTGAGATGGCGCTGGAAATCGCTTGGAAGGGTGCCAAAGCGGTCTATCTGTCGTTCGACATCGACGTGATCGACGCCGGTTTCGTGCCGGGCACCGGCTGGCCCGAGCCGGGTGGACTGCTGCCGCGCGAAGCGCTGAACCTGGTCAAGATGGTGTCCGAGCCCGGGTTGGCCGGTATCGAGGTGGTGGAGTGCTCGCCGCCCTATGACTGGGCAGAGCAGACCGCGCTGATGAGCTCGCGGGTGATACTCGACAGCCTCGCCGCGCAGGTCCGGTCCGGAAAGCTCGGCAAGAAGCCCGCCGCGCTGCCGCGGCCTGCTTGGGGGCCGTGA
- a CDS encoding sodium:solute symporter family protein, with the protein MILLGVAISIAVVVAVGFYVSKRIEGDSSNFLVGGRMLPFWLVGGALMGAAVDTNATLGNTDLAFEFGFWAGAALPLGLALCLTITGIFFAKPMNRMGLTSFPDYYRLRFGRSVEVGASVLLAVAFCMLVAGNLVAGGFLFNYFLGMPYWLGVVLIAAIAVAYTGTGGLIADAYTAIIQMSLILIGAIGLLVWMTTTHGLDIAEGTGPLALGQLSDPAQGAVINWATLIALGIGDIVAIDFMARVFSAKSPEAARKACFSAAVGTVAICVPFGLVVLAAHSFMPAELDGPVLFVLLDQYAPLGLTVLVLCGLVGASMSTANGAILAISNVCVRNLGGVRRVHEPGKKDPLLKATRIAMVPMTLFSILFAVYVQQTGILLTLAFDLMLACLAVPFILGLVWRRGTTTAAVAAIGVGFVVRIVLFVMTPTMFGVENTILYIPNSLITASFDGWPTFIAFGAGLLTYVVVSLMTPPATLRGLDIQVAQDVDDALDSTTVETETEPVLAGEAAPV; encoded by the coding sequence ATGATTCTTCTCGGCGTGGCGATCAGCATCGCCGTTGTCGTGGCCGTCGGCTTCTATGTGTCCAAACGCATCGAGGGCGACAGCTCCAATTTCCTTGTCGGCGGCCGAATGTTGCCCTTCTGGCTCGTCGGCGGCGCACTCATGGGCGCGGCCGTCGACACCAACGCGACGCTCGGCAACACCGACCTCGCCTTCGAGTTCGGCTTCTGGGCCGGGGCGGCGCTGCCGCTGGGTTTGGCGCTGTGCCTGACGATCACCGGCATCTTCTTCGCCAAACCGATGAACCGGATGGGGCTGACGTCGTTTCCCGACTACTACCGGCTGCGGTTCGGGCGTTCGGTCGAGGTGGGCGCCTCGGTACTCCTGGCCGTCGCGTTCTGCATGCTGGTGGCGGGCAACCTCGTCGCGGGCGGCTTCCTGTTCAACTACTTCCTCGGCATGCCCTACTGGCTGGGTGTGGTCCTGATCGCGGCGATCGCGGTGGCCTACACCGGAACCGGCGGCCTGATCGCCGACGCCTACACGGCGATCATCCAGATGTCGCTGATCCTGATCGGCGCGATCGGGCTGCTCGTGTGGATGACCACGACGCACGGTCTCGATATCGCCGAGGGCACAGGGCCTTTGGCGCTTGGTCAATTGTCCGACCCCGCGCAGGGCGCGGTCATCAACTGGGCGACGCTGATCGCACTCGGCATCGGTGACATCGTGGCGATCGACTTCATGGCCCGCGTGTTCTCCGCGAAGTCGCCCGAGGCCGCGCGCAAGGCCTGTTTCAGCGCGGCAGTCGGTACCGTCGCCATCTGCGTCCCGTTCGGATTGGTTGTACTGGCGGCACATTCGTTCATGCCCGCGGAACTCGACGGCCCGGTGTTGTTCGTCCTGCTGGACCAGTACGCGCCACTTGGGCTGACGGTCCTGGTGCTGTGCGGGTTGGTCGGTGCGTCGATGTCCACCGCGAACGGCGCGATCCTGGCCATCTCCAATGTCTGCGTGCGCAATCTCGGCGGCGTCCGCCGGGTGCATGAGCCCGGCAAGAAGGATCCGCTACTGAAGGCGACGCGTATCGCGATGGTGCCGATGACGCTGTTCTCGATCCTGTTCGCGGTCTACGTGCAGCAGACCGGAATCCTGCTGACGCTCGCCTTCGACTTGATGCTCGCTTGCCTGGCCGTGCCGTTCATACTCGGGTTGGTGTGGCGCCGAGGGACCACGACGGCCGCGGTCGCCGCGATCGGCGTCGGGTTCGTCGTCCGGATCGTGCTGTTCGTCATGACGCCGACGATGTTCGGAGTCGAGAACACGATCCTCTACATCCCGAACAGCCTCATCACCGCATCGTTCGACGGGTGGCCTACCTTCATCGCCTTCGGGGCCGGCCTGCTGACCTATGTCGTCGTGTCGTTGATGACACCACCGGCAACGCTGCGCGGTCTGGACATTCAGGTCGCGCAGGATGTGGACGATGCCCTGGATTCCACGACAGTGGAGACCGAGACGGAGCCTGTGCTCGCGGGTGAGGCTGCGCCCGTATAG
- the yhjD gene encoding inner membrane protein YhjD, whose amino-acid sequence MTPPVEPGNSNESKPGILDRFRARYHWFDHVMRAQERYQESKGDFYAAGITYFTIFALFPVLMVGFAIGGFILASQPELLAEVQERIKSTVPGDIGQQLVDLTDSAIKSRTSVGIIGLATAAWAGLGWMANLREALSQMWGLARQEPKGFVRTKLSDLAAMVGLFLALVVTIGLTVLGSSGAMKQVLEWFGLQDVPGVNLALRITSLAVSVLITWLLFTWVIARLPRESVSFRSALRAGLIAAVAFEVFKQVASIYLRSVVTGPAGATFGPVLGLMVFAYITSRLILFATAWAATSSDNLATAPVDPPNPAQITPRVEFREGLGIRGALAAAALGAVGALGISRWSRRP is encoded by the coding sequence ATGACACCTCCGGTCGAGCCGGGCAATTCGAACGAGTCCAAACCCGGAATTCTCGATCGCTTTCGCGCGCGATACCACTGGTTCGACCACGTGATGCGGGCCCAAGAGCGATACCAGGAGAGCAAGGGCGACTTCTACGCCGCCGGCATCACGTACTTCACCATCTTCGCGTTGTTCCCGGTGCTGATGGTCGGATTCGCGATCGGCGGCTTCATTCTGGCGAGCCAGCCCGAGCTGCTTGCCGAAGTCCAGGAGCGGATCAAGTCGACGGTGCCCGGTGACATCGGGCAGCAACTGGTCGACCTAACAGACTCTGCGATCAAGTCGCGCACGTCCGTCGGCATCATCGGCCTGGCCACCGCCGCATGGGCCGGGCTGGGCTGGATGGCGAACCTGCGTGAAGCGCTGAGCCAGATGTGGGGACTGGCGCGGCAGGAGCCCAAAGGTTTCGTCCGCACCAAGCTGTCAGATTTGGCGGCCATGGTGGGTCTTTTCCTCGCGCTCGTCGTGACCATCGGGCTGACCGTGCTGGGTAGTTCGGGAGCGATGAAGCAGGTCCTGGAATGGTTTGGGCTGCAAGATGTTCCGGGTGTGAATTTGGCGCTGCGGATTACGTCGCTGGCGGTGTCGGTGCTCATCACCTGGTTGCTGTTCACCTGGGTCATCGCGCGGCTACCCCGTGAGTCGGTCAGCTTCCGAAGCGCGCTGCGGGCCGGATTGATCGCCGCGGTGGCCTTCGAAGTCTTCAAGCAGGTGGCGTCGATCTACCTGCGCTCGGTGGTGACCGGCCCGGCGGGAGCGACGTTCGGTCCGGTGCTGGGCCTGATGGTGTTCGCCTACATCACCTCTCGCCTCATTCTATTCGCCACGGCGTGGGCCGCGACGTCATCGGATAACCTGGCGACGGCCCCGGTCGATCCGCCCAACCCGGCACAGATCACCCCGCGCGTCGAGTTCCGAGAGGGCCTGGGGATTCGCGGTGCACTGGCCGCGGCCGCCCTGGGAGCCGTTGGTGCGCTGGGAATTTCGCGGTGGAGCCGCCGCCCGTAA
- the trpS gene encoding tryptophan--tRNA ligase: MSTARRVFSGVQPTSDSLHLGNALGAIKQWVGMQDDYDAFFCVVNLHAITIPQDPEELRRRTMVTAAQYLALGIDPSRSTVFVQSQVPEHAELAWVLGCFTGFGQASRMTQFKDKSQKEGAEATTVGLFTYPVLMAADVLLYDTELVPVGEDQRQHLELARDVAQRFNVRFPDTFVVPDVLIQQATAKIYDLQDPTSKMSKSAATDAGLISLLDDPKKTAKKIRSAVTDSEREIRYDPAAKAGVSNLLSIQSAITGTDVDKLVEGYAGRGYGDLKADTAEAVVEFVTPIQARVDDLMADQAELEAVLATGAERAREVSSNTLQRVYDRLGFPRGT; the protein is encoded by the coding sequence ATGAGCACTGCGCGTCGCGTCTTTTCCGGTGTCCAACCCACATCTGACTCCCTGCACCTGGGCAACGCCCTGGGCGCCATCAAGCAGTGGGTGGGCATGCAGGACGACTACGACGCCTTCTTCTGCGTGGTCAACCTGCACGCGATCACCATCCCGCAGGATCCCGAGGAGTTGCGTCGACGCACCATGGTGACGGCCGCGCAATACCTCGCGCTCGGCATCGACCCGTCACGGTCCACCGTCTTCGTCCAGAGCCAGGTGCCCGAGCACGCCGAACTCGCTTGGGTGCTGGGCTGTTTCACCGGATTCGGGCAGGCGTCGCGGATGACGCAGTTCAAGGACAAGTCGCAGAAGGAAGGTGCGGAGGCCACGACCGTCGGGCTGTTCACCTATCCCGTGCTGATGGCCGCCGACGTGCTGCTCTACGACACCGAACTGGTTCCGGTCGGGGAGGACCAGCGCCAGCATCTGGAGTTGGCCCGCGACGTCGCGCAACGGTTCAACGTCCGCTTTCCGGACACCTTCGTGGTGCCCGACGTACTGATCCAGCAGGCCACCGCCAAGATCTACGACCTGCAGGACCCCACGTCCAAGATGAGTAAGTCCGCGGCCACCGACGCCGGCCTGATCAGCCTGCTCGACGATCCGAAGAAGACCGCGAAGAAGATCCGGTCGGCGGTGACCGACAGCGAGCGCGAGATCCGCTACGACCCGGCCGCCAAGGCCGGCGTCTCCAACCTGTTGAGCATCCAGTCGGCGATCACCGGCACCGACGTCGACAAGCTCGTCGAAGGTTACGCGGGCCGCGGCTACGGCGACCTGAAGGCCGACACCGCCGAGGCCGTCGTCGAGTTCGTCACGCCGATCCAGGCGCGTGTCGACGATCTGATGGCCGATCAGGCCGAGCTGGAGGCGGTGCTGGCCACCGGGGCCGAGCGTGCCAGAGAGGTGTCTTCAAACACTCTGCAGCGGGTATATGACCGTTTAGGGTTTCCCCGGGGGACCTAA
- a CDS encoding NAD(P)/FAD-dependent oxidoreductase, whose translation MTDETIAPRRHRVVIIGSGFGGLFAAKHLKRADVDITLIAKTTHHLFQPLLYQVATGILSVGEIAPATRIILRKNKNTEVLLGDVVGIDLKNKTVTSKLLDWERVTPFDSLIVAAGAQQSYFGNDHFEAFAPGMKTVDDALELRGRILGAFEAAEVTTSEAERKRRLTFVVVGAGPTGVEVVGQIAELADRTLAGAFRTIDPTEARVILVEAAPAVLPPMGPKLGLKAQRRLEKMGVEVKLNTMVTDVDYMGLTVKQDGEEARIEAAVKVWSAGVQASPLGKLIAEQSDGTEVDRAGRVVVEPDLTVKGHPNVFVIGDLMSVPGVPGMAQGAIQGAVYATKQIKSELKASTGERKPFKYLNKGSMATVSRFSAVCQIGKVEFGGFLAWLAWLGLHLYYLVGSRNRIVAVYSWFITFLGRGRSQLAITERWVFARRAIEETREQSAQKAIG comes from the coding sequence ATGACCGACGAAACCATCGCTCCCCGGCGTCATCGCGTCGTCATCATCGGGTCCGGCTTCGGCGGGCTGTTCGCGGCCAAACACCTCAAGCGCGCGGACGTCGACATCACCCTCATCGCGAAGACGACCCACCACCTGTTCCAGCCGCTGCTCTATCAAGTCGCCACCGGCATCCTGTCGGTCGGTGAAATCGCGCCGGCGACGCGAATCATCCTGCGTAAGAACAAGAACACCGAAGTCTTGCTCGGCGATGTGGTCGGAATCGACCTGAAGAACAAGACCGTCACCTCGAAACTGCTCGATTGGGAGCGGGTCACGCCGTTCGACAGTCTGATCGTGGCCGCAGGCGCACAGCAGTCCTATTTCGGCAACGACCATTTCGAGGCCTTCGCTCCTGGCATGAAAACGGTCGACGACGCGCTGGAACTGCGCGGCCGGATCCTCGGCGCCTTCGAGGCGGCCGAGGTGACGACATCGGAGGCCGAACGCAAGCGTCGGCTGACATTCGTCGTCGTCGGCGCCGGACCGACCGGGGTCGAGGTCGTCGGACAGATCGCCGAGCTCGCCGATCGAACCCTGGCCGGGGCGTTCCGCACCATCGACCCCACCGAAGCCCGGGTGATCCTGGTCGAGGCCGCCCCTGCGGTGCTGCCCCCGATGGGGCCCAAGCTCGGGCTGAAGGCGCAGCGCCGGCTGGAGAAGATGGGCGTCGAGGTCAAGCTCAACACGATGGTCACCGATGTCGACTACATGGGCCTGACCGTCAAACAGGACGGTGAAGAAGCCAGAATCGAAGCCGCCGTCAAGGTTTGGTCGGCCGGCGTGCAGGCCAGCCCGCTGGGCAAGCTGATCGCCGAGCAGTCCGACGGCACCGAGGTCGACCGCGCGGGACGTGTGGTTGTCGAGCCTGACCTCACGGTCAAGGGCCATCCGAACGTTTTCGTCATCGGCGACCTGATGAGCGTTCCCGGCGTCCCGGGGATGGCGCAGGGCGCGATTCAGGGTGCGGTCTACGCCACCAAGCAGATCAAGAGCGAACTCAAGGCTTCGACAGGCGAACGAAAGCCGTTCAAGTACTTGAACAAAGGCAGCATGGCCACCGTCTCGCGGTTCAGCGCGGTGTGCCAGATCGGCAAGGTCGAGTTCGGTGGATTCCTGGCCTGGCTCGCGTGGCTCGGTCTACACCTCTACTACCTCGTGGGCAGCCGAAATCGCATCGTCGCCGTGTACTCCTGGTTCATCACCTTCCTGGGCCGCGGCCGCAGCCAGCTGGCGATCACCGAACGGTGGGTCTTCGCACGCAGGGCCATCGAGGAGACCCGGGAACAGAGCGCTCAAAAAGCCATTGGCTGA
- a CDS encoding alpha/beta fold hydrolase, protein MIERAPIHLGSGEPLLLLHPFMMSQNVWKGVAPLIADTGRYEVLAPTMPGHNGGIKGRFFLDTVELADDMERRMDALGWETAHIVGNSLGGWVAFELSRRGRARSLTGIAPAGGWHRYTPAKFEIVFKFVAGLPVYLGAKLLGERALKLPYVRQLGFVPISATADRLNDDQWRDIIDDVTHCPAYYQLLVKSLLMPGLMELAEAKTPTHLVICEKDRVLPHPRFTRHFTTHLPESTQITHLDDVGHIPMFEAPRRVADLIVEFTDRHATPPPHEAIG, encoded by the coding sequence ATGATCGAGCGCGCACCCATCCACCTGGGCTCCGGAGAGCCACTGCTTTTGCTACACCCGTTCATGATGTCGCAGAACGTGTGGAAAGGCGTCGCACCGCTGATTGCTGACACCGGGCGGTACGAAGTCCTGGCACCGACCATGCCCGGGCACAACGGCGGTATCAAGGGCAGGTTCTTCCTGGACACCGTCGAGCTGGCCGACGACATGGAACGTCGGATGGACGCGTTGGGCTGGGAAACCGCCCACATCGTCGGAAATTCGCTCGGGGGGTGGGTGGCCTTCGAACTCTCGCGCCGCGGCCGGGCCCGCTCATTGACGGGCATCGCGCCGGCCGGCGGCTGGCATCGTTACACCCCCGCCAAGTTCGAGATCGTGTTCAAGTTCGTGGCCGGCTTGCCCGTCTACCTGGGCGCCAAGTTGCTGGGCGAACGTGCGCTCAAGCTGCCCTACGTCCGTCAGCTCGGCTTCGTGCCGATCAGCGCGACAGCGGACCGCCTCAACGACGACCAGTGGCGCGACATCATCGACGACGTCACCCACTGCCCGGCCTACTACCAGCTGCTGGTCAAGTCGCTGCTGATGCCCGGCCTGATGGAACTCGCCGAGGCCAAGACGCCGACGCACCTGGTCATCTGCGAGAAAGACCGGGTGCTTCCGCATCCGAGGTTCACCCGGCACTTCACCACTCACCTGCCAGAGTCCACACAGATCACGCATCTCGACGACGTTGGGCACATCCCGATGTTCGAGGCGCCGCGCCGGGTCGCCGACCTGATCGTCGAGTTCACCGACCGCCACGCGACGCCTCCGCCGCACGAGGCCATCGGCTAG
- a CDS encoding NADP-dependent isocitrate dehydrogenase yields MSEEQPTIIYTMTDEAPLLATYGFLPIIRTFADPAGINIETSDISVAARILAEFGDHLSEEQRVPDNLGELGKLTQSPDTNIIKLPNISASVPQLYAAIKELQEKGYAVPDYPAQPKNDEEKALKERYGKILGSAVNPVLREGNSDRRAPNAVKEYARKHPHSMGEFSQASRTHVATMKGGDFYHGEKSMTLDRDRKVRMELKTKGGQTIVLKPETALEDGDVIESMFMSKKALVEFYEQQIEDAYKTGVMFSLHVKATMMKVSHPIVFGHCVKVFYKEAFAKHQDVLDELGVNVNNGMVDLYNKIEALPSFQREQIIQDIHDVHEHRPELAMVDSAKGITNFHSPSDVIVDASMPAMIRLGGKMYGADGRTKDTKAVNPESTFSRIYQEMINWCKTNGQFDPTTMGTVPNVGLMAQKAEEYGSHDKTFEIPEDGVADIVDVDTGEVLLSWDVEEGDIWRMPVTKDAAIRDWVKLAVTRARASGMTAVFWLDTERPHEAELRKKVKAYLQDHDTEGLHIQIMPQVWAMRYTLERVTRGQDTIAVTGNILRDYLTDLFPILELGTSAKMLSIVPLMAGGGMYETGAGGSAPKHVHQLVEENHLRWDSLGEFLALGACFEDLGNKTDNKRATLLGKTLDGAIGKLLENDKGPSRKTGELDNRGSQFYLAMYWAQELAEQSEDKELADHFAALAKSLAENEETIVSELAEVQGDSVDIGGYYWPDPEKTTAIMRPSKTLNSTLESARG; encoded by the coding sequence ATGAGCGAAGAGCAGCCGACCATCATCTACACCATGACCGACGAGGCGCCGCTGCTTGCGACCTATGGCTTCCTGCCGATCATTCGGACCTTCGCCGATCCGGCGGGGATCAACATCGAAACCAGCGATATCTCGGTGGCGGCCCGCATCCTGGCCGAGTTCGGCGATCACCTGTCCGAAGAGCAGCGCGTCCCGGACAACCTCGGCGAGCTGGGCAAGCTGACACAGTCCCCGGACACCAACATCATCAAACTGCCCAACATCAGCGCGTCGGTGCCGCAGCTCTACGCGGCGATCAAGGAGCTGCAGGAGAAGGGTTACGCGGTTCCCGACTATCCGGCCCAGCCGAAGAACGACGAGGAGAAGGCGCTCAAGGAGCGGTACGGCAAGATTCTCGGCAGTGCGGTGAACCCCGTTCTGCGCGAAGGGAATTCAGACCGGCGCGCTCCCAACGCCGTCAAGGAGTACGCCCGCAAGCACCCACACAGCATGGGCGAGTTCTCTCAGGCGTCGCGCACCCACGTGGCGACCATGAAGGGCGGCGACTTCTACCACGGCGAGAAGTCGATGACGCTGGATCGCGACCGCAAGGTACGCATGGAGCTGAAAACCAAGGGCGGACAGACGATTGTGCTCAAGCCCGAGACGGCGCTGGAGGACGGCGACGTCATCGAATCCATGTTCATGAGCAAGAAGGCGCTCGTCGAGTTCTACGAGCAGCAGATCGAGGACGCCTACAAGACCGGGGTGATGTTCTCACTGCACGTCAAGGCGACGATGATGAAGGTCAGCCACCCCATCGTGTTCGGTCACTGCGTGAAGGTCTTCTACAAGGAAGCCTTCGCCAAGCATCAGGACGTGCTCGACGAACTCGGAGTGAATGTCAACAACGGGATGGTCGATCTCTACAACAAGATCGAGGCGCTGCCGTCGTTCCAGCGTGAGCAGATCATCCAGGACATCCACGACGTCCACGAGCACCGTCCCGAGCTGGCGATGGTGGATTCGGCCAAGGGCATCACGAACTTCCACTCGCCGAGCGACGTGATCGTCGACGCGTCGATGCCGGCCATGATCCGCCTCGGCGGCAAGATGTACGGCGCCGACGGTCGCACCAAGGACACCAAGGCGGTCAACCCCGAGTCGACGTTCTCCCGCATCTATCAGGAGATGATCAACTGGTGTAAGACCAATGGCCAGTTCGATCCCACGACGATGGGCACCGTGCCGAACGTCGGCCTGATGGCGCAGAAGGCCGAGGAATACGGCTCACACGACAAGACCTTCGAGATTCCCGAGGACGGCGTCGCGGACATCGTCGACGTCGACACCGGGGAGGTGCTGCTGTCGTGGGACGTCGAGGAGGGCGACATCTGGCGGATGCCCGTCACCAAGGACGCGGCGATCCGGGACTGGGTCAAGTTGGCCGTCACCCGTGCCCGCGCATCGGGTATGACGGCGGTGTTCTGGCTGGACACCGAGCGTCCGCACGAGGCTGAACTACGCAAGAAGGTCAAGGCGTACCTGCAGGACCACGACACCGAGGGCCTGCACATCCAGATCATGCCGCAGGTCTGGGCCATGCGGTACACGCTGGAGCGGGTCACCCGCGGACAGGACACCATCGCCGTCACCGGAAACATCCTGCGTGACTACCTCACCGACCTGTTCCCGATTCTGGAGTTGGGCACCAGCGCCAAGATGCTGTCGATCGTGCCGCTCATGGCGGGCGGCGGAATGTACGAGACCGGCGCGGGTGGTTCGGCGCCAAAGCACGTGCACCAGCTGGTGGAGGAGAACCACCTGCGGTGGGATTCGCTCGGCGAGTTCCTCGCGCTGGGGGCCTGCTTCGAGGATCTGGGCAACAAGACGGACAACAAGCGCGCCACCTTGCTGGGCAAGACGCTCGACGGCGCGATCGGCAAGCTGCTGGAGAACGACAAGGGACCGTCGCGCAAAACCGGCGAGCTCGACAACCGCGGCAGCCAGTTCTACCTCGCCATGTATTGGGCACAGGAACTCGCCGAACAGAGCGAGGACAAGGAGCTCGCCGACCACTTCGCGGCGCTCGCGAAATCGCTTGCGGAGAACGAGGAGACCATCGTGTCTGAACTTGCAGAGGTGCAAGGGGATTCGGTGGACATCGGTGGTTACTACTGGCCCGACCCGGAGAAGACGACCGCCATCATGCGGCCGAGCAAGACGCTGAACTCGACCCTGGAGTCCGCGCGCGGCTAG
- a CDS encoding bifunctional o-acetylhomoserine/o-acetylserine sulfhydrylase, producing the protein MSAPEDPSQNWAFETKQVHAGQTPDSATNARALPIYQTTSYTFNSTDHAAALFGLAEPGNIYTRIMNPTQDVVEQRIAALEGGVAALFLASGQAAEHFAILNLANAGDHIVSSPRLYGGTYNLFHYTLPKIGIEVSFVEDADDLDSWRAAVRPNTKAFFGETISNPQIDVLDIPSVAAVAHDNGVPLIVDNTIATPYLIQPLAHGADIVVHSATKYLGGHGAAIAGVIVDGGTFDWTNGKFPGFTTPDPSYHGVVFAELGPPAYALKARVQLLRDLGSAASPFNAFLVAQGLETLSLRVERHVQNAQRVAEYLAGHGDVISVNYAGLSTSPWYELGKKLAPKGTGAVLAFELAGGIDAGKAFVNALTLHSHVANIGDVRSLVIHPASTTHAQLSPEEQLATGVTPGLVRLAVGIEGIDDILADLEQGFAAAKQVRGSADPKSAAAF; encoded by the coding sequence ATGAGCGCGCCAGAAGACCCAAGCCAGAATTGGGCGTTCGAAACCAAGCAGGTCCACGCGGGCCAAACCCCCGATAGCGCGACCAACGCACGCGCCCTGCCGATCTACCAGACCACGTCGTACACGTTCAACAGCACCGATCACGCCGCCGCGCTGTTCGGTCTCGCCGAGCCGGGCAACATCTACACCCGGATCATGAACCCGACGCAGGACGTCGTCGAGCAGCGCATTGCGGCGCTGGAGGGCGGCGTCGCGGCGCTGTTCCTGGCGTCCGGTCAGGCCGCCGAGCACTTCGCGATCCTGAACCTGGCCAACGCGGGCGACCACATCGTCTCCAGCCCACGGCTCTACGGCGGCACCTACAACCTGTTTCACTACACCCTACCCAAGATCGGCATCGAGGTCAGCTTCGTCGAAGACGCCGACGACCTGGACTCCTGGCGGGCGGCGGTGCGCCCCAACACCAAGGCGTTCTTCGGCGAGACGATCTCCAACCCTCAAATAGACGTGCTCGACATTCCCTCGGTAGCCGCCGTGGCACACGACAACGGCGTGCCGTTGATCGTCGACAACACGATCGCGACGCCGTACCTGATCCAGCCGCTTGCCCACGGCGCCGACATCGTCGTGCACTCGGCCACCAAGTACCTCGGCGGGCACGGCGCGGCGATCGCCGGCGTGATCGTCGACGGTGGCACATTCGACTGGACCAACGGCAAGTTCCCCGGATTCACCACACCCGACCCGAGCTATCACGGTGTGGTGTTCGCCGAACTCGGCCCTCCCGCATACGCATTGAAGGCGCGCGTGCAGCTACTCCGCGACCTCGGCTCGGCGGCTTCGCCGTTCAACGCGTTCCTGGTCGCCCAGGGCCTGGAGACATTGAGCCTGCGGGTCGAACGGCACGTGCAGAATGCGCAGCGCGTCGCCGAGTACCTCGCCGGGCACGGGGACGTCATCTCGGTGAATTACGCCGGGCTGTCCACCTCACCGTGGTATGAGCTCGGAAAGAAGCTGGCTCCCAAGGGAACCGGTGCGGTACTGGCGTTCGAGCTGGCCGGCGGGATCGACGCGGGCAAGGCGTTCGTCAACGCGCTCACATTGCACAGCCATGTCGCCAACATCGGCGACGTCCGGTCGCTGGTCATCCATCCGGCGTCGACGACGCATGCGCAGTTGTCGCCCGAGGAACAGCTGGCCACCGGCGTCACTCCCGGGCTTGTGCGCCTCGCTGTCGGCATCGAAGGTATCGATGACATCCTGGCCGACCTCGAACAGGGCTTCGCCGCCGCCAAACAGGTCAGAGGGTCGGCCGATCCGAAATCCGCGGCGGCATTCTGA